From the Salarias fasciatus chromosome 16, fSalaFa1.1, whole genome shotgun sequence genome, one window contains:
- the LOC115402945 gene encoding uncharacterized protein LOC115402945 isoform X3 gives MEEVLKYLSINWTLIFCLLNMFSSAEGSQISKTVGSPVSLHCNASTSKFIQLTWNMNGVYLFSYSSGGELHYSPEAAALNLNVSTSASRLYALLIDKAQKHHTGNYSCESTTVAGIFSQNWELIVTEREEKKLNVLMISVGTTVVCVCFLIFIFTWIFLRTVCKKDKEITINPIQEMQTEDIYENCLKIEQRNKKHSRGDKP, from the exons ATGGAGgaagttttgaaatatttgagCATCAACTGGACCTTGATATTCTGCCTACTCAACATGTTCTCATCAGCAG AGGGAAGCCAGATCTCAAAGACGGTTGGCAGCCCAGTGAGCCTGCACTGCAACGCCTCCACCAGTAAATTCATTCAGCTGACATGGAATATGAATGGAGTTTACCTGTTCAGTTACAGCTCCGGCGGAGAGCTTCACTACAGTCCAGAAGCCGCAGCGCTAAACTTGAATGTTTCTACATCAGCGTCTCGGCTGTATGCGCTCCTGATCGACAAGGCCCAGAAGCATCACACTGGAAACTACAGCTGCGAGTCGACTACAGTGGCAGGAATCTTCAGCCAAAACTGGGAGCTCATTGTAACCG agagagaagagaaaaagctCAACGTCCTTATGATTTCTGTGGGAACGACagtcgtctgtgtgtgttttctgatcttCATATTCACTTGGATTTTCCTGAGAACCGTCTGCAAGAAGGACAAAGA aaTTACCATTAACCCCATACAAGAAATG caaACTGAGGACATTTATGAAAACTGCTTGAAAATTgaacaaagaaacaagaaacattCCCGTGGTGACAAGCCTTAG
- the LOC115402945 gene encoding uncharacterized protein LOC115402945 isoform X1, which translates to MEEVLKYLSINWTLIFCLLNMFSSAEGSQISKTVGSPVSLHCNASTSKFIQLTWNMNGVYLFSYSSGGELHYSPEAAALNLNVSTSASRLYALLIDKAQKHHTGNYSCESTTVAGIFSQNWELIVTEREEKKLNVLMISVGTTVVCVCFLIFIFTWIFLRTVCKKDKEITINPIQEMVSKLTLMFSVEKTQTFTLQLLFCKETNRNVCLDAEYLN; encoded by the exons ATGGAGgaagttttgaaatatttgagCATCAACTGGACCTTGATATTCTGCCTACTCAACATGTTCTCATCAGCAG AGGGAAGCCAGATCTCAAAGACGGTTGGCAGCCCAGTGAGCCTGCACTGCAACGCCTCCACCAGTAAATTCATTCAGCTGACATGGAATATGAATGGAGTTTACCTGTTCAGTTACAGCTCCGGCGGAGAGCTTCACTACAGTCCAGAAGCCGCAGCGCTAAACTTGAATGTTTCTACATCAGCGTCTCGGCTGTATGCGCTCCTGATCGACAAGGCCCAGAAGCATCACACTGGAAACTACAGCTGCGAGTCGACTACAGTGGCAGGAATCTTCAGCCAAAACTGGGAGCTCATTGTAACCG agagagaagagaaaaagctCAACGTCCTTATGATTTCTGTGGGAACGACagtcgtctgtgtgtgttttctgatcttCATATTCACTTGGATTTTCCTGAGAACCGTCTGCAAGAAGGACAAAGA aaTTACCATTAACCCCATACAAGAAATGGTGAGTAAATTAACCCTGATGTTCTCTGTGGAGAAGACACAAACTTTTACTCTGCAGTTGTTGTTTTGCAAAGAGACTAATAGGAATGTTTGTCTTGATGCCGAATATTTGAACTAA
- the LOC115402945 gene encoding uncharacterized protein LOC115402945 isoform X2: MEEVLKYLSINWTLIFCLLNMFSSAEGSQISKTVGSPVSLHCNASTSKFIQLTWNMNGVYLFSYSSGGELHYSPEAAALNLNVSTSASRLYALLIDKAQKHHTGNYSCESTTVAGIFSQNWELIVTEREEKKLNVLMISVGTTVVCVCFLIFIFTWIFLRTVCKKDKEITINPIQEMQQTEDIYENCLKIEQRNKKHSRGDKP, encoded by the exons ATGGAGgaagttttgaaatatttgagCATCAACTGGACCTTGATATTCTGCCTACTCAACATGTTCTCATCAGCAG AGGGAAGCCAGATCTCAAAGACGGTTGGCAGCCCAGTGAGCCTGCACTGCAACGCCTCCACCAGTAAATTCATTCAGCTGACATGGAATATGAATGGAGTTTACCTGTTCAGTTACAGCTCCGGCGGAGAGCTTCACTACAGTCCAGAAGCCGCAGCGCTAAACTTGAATGTTTCTACATCAGCGTCTCGGCTGTATGCGCTCCTGATCGACAAGGCCCAGAAGCATCACACTGGAAACTACAGCTGCGAGTCGACTACAGTGGCAGGAATCTTCAGCCAAAACTGGGAGCTCATTGTAACCG agagagaagagaaaaagctCAACGTCCTTATGATTTCTGTGGGAACGACagtcgtctgtgtgtgttttctgatcttCATATTCACTTGGATTTTCCTGAGAACCGTCTGCAAGAAGGACAAAGA aaTTACCATTAACCCCATACAAGAAATG cagcaaACTGAGGACATTTATGAAAACTGCTTGAAAATTgaacaaagaaacaagaaacattCCCGTGGTGACAAGCCTTAG